The genome window AGCTGAAAGACAGCTCGCCATTGCAATTTGCTTTTCGTTTCCACTATGCTTAACCAGAAGCAGGCAAGCAGCTACATGCTAATTGTCTACCAACTCATCATTGCTCCATTATTGTTATTTCGAATTAGcccatttttcccttttcaaTGGCGGTTCCTTATAGCCGGCTTTCTTTACTTTTTCTCTATGTTGACTAAATTTTTGGCCTATAAATAAACCCCCACCTCTGCTCTGCTCTCCCATCCCACAAACTCACAATCAATTACATCCACTGTACACACACAACATATCTTTCTCTTTGCTCTTCATCCTTGGTTATAATCCCAGTCTACTAACTACGATAATGAAGGGTGCTTACACCAACCCACGTTTCTCCCTTGCAATGACTGTCATGCTTGCCATGGCTGCTGCATTGGTGCAAGCTCAGGGAACTCGAGTTGGGTTCTATGCAAGAACATGCCCTCGAGCTGAATCCATTGTTAGGTCAGCAGTTCAGTCCCATTTCCGTTCTAATCCTAACATTGCACCTGGCTTGCTGAGGATGCACTTCCATGACTGCTTTGTTCAGGGATGTGACGCCTCCATCCTCATTGATGGCCCTAATACGGAGAAACCGCCCTCCAAACCGATTGTTGAGAGGGTATGAAGTTATTGACGATGCAAAACTCAGCTCGAAGCTGCATGTCCTGGTGTCGTCTCATGCGCTGATATTCTAACTCTTGCAGCTCGTGACTCCGTCTTTCTGGTAAACATTACTACGTTTTCTTAATCATATACTACTAAAAGCTCTGTCAATGAATGGCTGATTATGTTTATCTTGCATATATGAAATGCAGACGAGAGGAATAAACTGGGCGGTCCCTACTGGACGCAGAGATGGGAGGGTTTCATTGGCATCGGATACCACCATTTTGCCTGGATTTAGAGAGTCCATTGATTCTCAAA of Gossypium raimondii isolate GPD5lz chromosome 3, ASM2569854v1, whole genome shotgun sequence contains these proteins:
- the LOC105784907 gene encoding LOW QUALITY PROTEIN: cationic peroxidase 2 (The sequence of the model RefSeq protein was modified relative to this genomic sequence to represent the inferred CDS: inserted 3 bases in 2 codons) → MKGAYTNPRFSLAMTVMLAMAAALVQAQGTRVGFYARTCPRAESIVRSAVQSHFRSNPNIAPGLLRMHFHDCFVQGCDASILIDGPNTEKPPXPNRLLRGYEVIDDAKXQLEAACPGVVSCADILTLAARDSVFLTRGINWAVPTGRRDGRVSLASDTTILPGFRESIDSQKQKFAAFGLNTQDLVALVGGHTIGTSACQLFSYRLYNFTNGGPDPTMNPAFVPQLQALCPQNGDGSSRIDLDTGSGNRFDTSFFANLRNGRGILESDQKLWTDPSTRTFVQRFLGERGSRPLNFNVEFARSMVKMSNIGVKTGTNGEIRRICSAIN